The Sus scrofa isolate TJ Tabasco breed Duroc chromosome 4, Sscrofa11.1, whole genome shotgun sequence genomic sequence GGCTCCGTAACGCCGCGTGGAAGAGCGCCAGCACAGGCACCTGCGAGGCGAGACACGCTGGGCAGAGTGCCCGGCCGCCTGGTGCTGGGCCAGTGGGCTCTCGGCCCCATCTACGTCCTGGGCAGCGGCTCCTCGGGAGGCCAGCTCCTAGCCCTGGGCAGTGGCCGGGATGGCCAGGAGTCCTTGGTCACAAAGGTCTGGGCAGCCCTGGGGTGGAGATGCCGAGGCCTGAAGAGCCTGCACATCCCCAGGGTCCCGGGGCACCTGcacaggccagggctggggacatCTGACGCCGCGCTGTGCACAGGCCATCCCCCAGCCCGAGAAGCAGGTCTGAATGCAAAGGCCTGCCCCTCTCCTCTGGGGGGACGGCTCTGGACCCCCCGCCCCTCGAGAGGGGACGCTGGAAGCGGCAGGGCCGGCAGACGCGGCGGGAGCGGCGTCAGGGCCACTGCTTTCCATACCCACGAGGCCCCCGCGTGTCCCTGTCTCCCGCCAGGAGTGTTTCCGCGGTTCTACCTGGTTTCCAAGCAGTGTGTGGCGGCCTGTGCCTTCGAGGGCGTGCAGCAGCGCGGGGCCAAGTCCTTCCTGCTCATCAAGCCCACGCCTTTCCTGTACGTGGTGTGCTGCCAGGAGCGGCTGTGCAACACCCACAACCCGGTCATCGAAGAAAACTCGGAGGATAAGTACAAGGAGGTGGCAGGGGCCTGCGACGGGCTGGGCGGCCGCGTGGGGCTGGCGGCTCTCCTGACCCTGGCCTCCGTGCTCCTGGACCTCTGGCTGCCGTGAAGAAGTGGGCTCACCCCCGGCGCTGGGAACCTGTGCTATTAAACGGGCTTTGCACAGCAAGCTCACGGGCAGTCTGGCCTCCGGGGACCTtgggtgggggcggcggggggagggcCCGGCCCCGCTGGCTCCAGCAGGCGGTTGGAAGGAGGGCAAGGCCAAGCCCTGCCCAGAGGGGTTTTGTTTACACGCTGTTTCTCTCTGCAGTCAAGCCTTGTGACTCTGTTTATTGCTGGCGGTCACTCTTGCCGCGTCCCCTCGGAGGGCCTGGGAagtgatgggagggagggagggaggggctgaggcccGGCCGCCTGTGGGGCGTGAGCAGGGGTGCCCGGAGCTCGGTGCTATGGgcctggcggggggcggggggcgtccAGGGGCAGACAGAGTGCCTTGGGTGTAAGACACTCAGAGCGAAAGACGCCTCAGCGAGGGGCAGCGGGTGTCATCCTGGGCCCCGTGCTGTCCTCAGCTCCTGCCACCAGATCCCAGCAAGCAGAAGGTAAGGTTGAAAAAGCTTGGACTCCGCCACTAACTGGCACAGGCGTGAGAACTCACACATCCCTCACGTGTCTCTGCCTAGCCCCTGGAACTTGGGAGGGTGGACAGTGCCAGGGTCAGTTTTCAGCAGCGACGCTGCTGACCCAAGACAGCGGACAAGTCAGACTCGCGCTTCTGCCCCGTGGGGTGGCCTGGGCGTTGGGGTGGGTGCGGCCCCACCCGCTGCTCCCCTGCCTTCTTCTCCCCCACACATCTGTCTGACTCGGAGCGACTGCTGGTGGCggtggcctgggaacctttggTGGCCGCAGAAGGAGGCCCCTTGGCCCTGCAGagggctgcctctgcctctcccatTCCCGAGGCAGGAGCTCGGCCACCCTGGTCACGTCTGGACCCTCTGAAGCAGAGGCCTGAGTCTGTCCCGGGGGACAGTGGGCCAGAGGGACCCCTGAGGC encodes the following:
- the LY6K gene encoding lymphocyte antigen 6K gives rise to the protein MKALLALFLVVGLPRAETNVTVSGRQNVAMRCYVCETENNFLCTQESNCTRGSRFCTTVAVRVFPRFYLVSKQCVAACAFEGVQQRGAKSFLLIKPTPFLYVVCCQERLCNTHNPVIEENSEDKYKEVAGACDGLGGRVGLAALLTLASVLLDLWLP